One window of the Nicotiana tabacum cultivar K326 chromosome 4, ASM71507v2, whole genome shotgun sequence genome contains the following:
- the LOC107811526 gene encoding phosphatidylinositol/phosphatidylcholine transfer protein SFH12-like isoform X1, giving the protein MSGKMSGPLERPVRPSMENIDIENTEEERKPRLGSFKKKALNASNKFRQSLKKTGRRNSRVMSVVFEDEHDAEESKAVDAFRQALILEELLPAKHDDYHMMLRFLKARKFELEKAKQMWSDMLNWRKEFGADTIMEDFEFKEKEEVVKYYPQGHHGVDKDGRPVYIERIGQVDSTKLLQVTTMDRYLKYHVQEFERTFNDKLPACSIAAKKHIDTSTTILDVQGVGLKNFNKSARDLLQCIQGIDGNNYPESLCRMYIINAGSGFRLLWNSVKSFLDPKTTAKINVLGNKYQSKLLEIIDASELPEFLGGTCTCAEKGGCMVSDKGPWNDPEIMKMVHSGMHKCSKKSASPAVDEKTISEDGNAIPKEAKKSNSIKMRTASSKVQRDHVSHMQLSTVHEEVEVKKNLPSAYDSDKCIPVVDKVIDSTMPKATKADNYAIAKASDFLPMHDISKSPEGFSNHLFTGVMTFVMGVVTMVRMTRNMPRKLTDSTLLSGSLKGVDMVKPQAQEYRLNGPAISNNEYFSMMKRMGELEEKVITLSNKPSALPPEKEEMLNNVMSHVDKLEQELCATKMALEKALARQEELLAYIEKKKKKKNFFGF; this is encoded by the exons ATGAGTGGCAAAATGTCAGGACCTCTTGAACGACCAGTCAGGCCAA GTATGGAAAATATTGATATTGAAAACACTGAGGAGGAGAGGAAGCCAAGGCTTGGGTCATTCAAGAAAAAGGCACTTAATGCCTCCAACAAATTCAGACAGTCTCTTAAAAAAACTGGCCGGAGAAACAGTAGAGTCATGTCTGTTGTCTTCGAGGATGAACATGACGCTGAGGAATCAAAGGCAGTTGATGCCTTCCGTCAAGCACTTATCCTGGAGGAATTACTTCCTGCTAAACATGATGATTATCATATGATGCTGAG GTTTTTGAAGGCCAGAAAATTTGAATTAGAGAAAGCAAAGCAGATGTGGTCTGATATGCTTAATTGGAGGAAGGAATTTGGTGCAGACACTATCATGGAG GACTTTGAGTTCAAGGAAAAAGAGGAGGTCGTCAAGTACTATCCTCAAGGGCATCACGGAGTTGACAAAGATGGAAGACCAGTATATATCGAAAGAATTGGTCAAGTAGATTCTACCAAGCTCTTGCAAGTCACAACAATGGACCGTTATCTCAAGTACCACGTGCAAGAGTTCGAGAGGACTTTCAATGACAAATTGCCAGCTTGCTCCATTGCAGCCAAAAAGCATATTGATACAAGCACAACTATTTTGGATGTACAAGGAGTG GGACTTAAGAATTTCAACAAATCAGCAAGGGACCTCCTTCAATGCATCCAAGGGATTGATGGTAACAATTATCCTGAG AGCTTGTGTCGTATGTATATCATCAATGCTGGTTCTGGATTCAGGCTTTTGTGGAACTCTGTCAAGTCATTCCTTGACCCAAAGACGACTGCAAAGATCAAC GTTCTTGGTAACAAGTACCAGAGCAAATTGCTTGAAATAATTGATGCCAG TGAACTTCCAGAATTCTTAGGTGGTACATGTACTTGTGCTGAAAAAGGAGGATGTATGGTTTCTGATAAAGGCCCGTGGAATGATCCAGAAATAATGAAG ATGGTTCACAGTGGCATGCATAAATGCTCAAAGAAAAGTGCCAGTCCAGCAGTTGATGAGAAAACAATTTCCGAGGATGGCAATGCCATTCCGAAG GAAGCAAAGAAGAGCAATTCCATTAAAATGAGAACTGCCTCTTCCAAAGTCCAAAGGGATCATGTATCTCATATGCAGCTCTCCACTGTCCATGAGGAA GTTGAAGTAAAGAAAAACCTCCCTAGTGCATATGATTCTGATAAGTGCATCCCTGTGGTGGACAAAGTAATTGATTCAACTATGCCTAAAGCTACAAAAGCCGACAACTATGCCATTGCAAAAG CTTCAGATTTCTTACCAATGCACGATATTTCTAAGTCACCTGAAGGATTTAGCAACCACCTTTTCACTGGAGTGATGACATTCGTGATGGGGGTCGTGACAATGGTCCGAATGACACGCAATATGCCAAGAAAGCTTACGGATTCGACCCTCTTGTCAGGTTCCCTAAAGGGCGTTGACATGGTTAAACCACAAGCTCAAGAATATCGGTTGAATGGACCTGCCATCTCGAATAATGAGTACTTTAGCATGATGAAACGGATGGGAGAGCTCGAGGAGAAGGTCATTACTCTTAGCAACAAGCCTAGTGCCTTACCACCTGAGAAAGAGGAAATGCTCAACAATGTCATGAGTCATGTTGATAAATTGGAACAAGAGCTTTGTGCAACCAAGATG GCACTTGAGAAAGCCCTTGCTCGTCAAGAGGAGCTCTTAGCCTacattgagaagaagaagaaaaagaagaacttcTTTGGTTTCTAA
- the LOC107811526 gene encoding phosphatidylinositol/phosphatidylcholine transfer protein SFH12-like isoform X2, with protein MSGKMSGPLERPVRPSMENIDIENTEEERKPRLGSFKKKALNASNKFRQSLKKTGRRNSRVMSVVFEDEHDAEESKAVDAFRQALILEELLPAKHDDYHMMLRFLKARKFELEKAKQMWSDMLNWRKEFGADTIMEDFEFKEKEEVVKYYPQGHHGVDKDGRPVYIERIGQVDSTKLLQVTTMDRYLKYHVQEFERTFNDKLPACSIAAKKHIDTSTTILDVQGVGLKNFNKSARDLLQCIQGIDGNNYPESLCRMYIINAGSGFRLLWNSVKSFLDPKTTAKINVLGNKYQSKLLEIIDASELPEFLGGTCTCAEKGGCMVSDKGPWNDPEIMKMVHSGMHKCSKKSASPAVDEKTISEDGNAIPKEAKKSNSIKMRTASSKVQRDHVSHMQLSTVHEEVEVKKNLPSAYDSDKCIPVVDKVIDSTMPKATKADNYAIAKGSLKGVDMVKPQAQEYRLNGPAISNNEYFSMMKRMGELEEKVITLSNKPSALPPEKEEMLNNVMSHVDKLEQELCATKMALEKALARQEELLAYIEKKKKKKNFFGF; from the exons ATGAGTGGCAAAATGTCAGGACCTCTTGAACGACCAGTCAGGCCAA GTATGGAAAATATTGATATTGAAAACACTGAGGAGGAGAGGAAGCCAAGGCTTGGGTCATTCAAGAAAAAGGCACTTAATGCCTCCAACAAATTCAGACAGTCTCTTAAAAAAACTGGCCGGAGAAACAGTAGAGTCATGTCTGTTGTCTTCGAGGATGAACATGACGCTGAGGAATCAAAGGCAGTTGATGCCTTCCGTCAAGCACTTATCCTGGAGGAATTACTTCCTGCTAAACATGATGATTATCATATGATGCTGAG GTTTTTGAAGGCCAGAAAATTTGAATTAGAGAAAGCAAAGCAGATGTGGTCTGATATGCTTAATTGGAGGAAGGAATTTGGTGCAGACACTATCATGGAG GACTTTGAGTTCAAGGAAAAAGAGGAGGTCGTCAAGTACTATCCTCAAGGGCATCACGGAGTTGACAAAGATGGAAGACCAGTATATATCGAAAGAATTGGTCAAGTAGATTCTACCAAGCTCTTGCAAGTCACAACAATGGACCGTTATCTCAAGTACCACGTGCAAGAGTTCGAGAGGACTTTCAATGACAAATTGCCAGCTTGCTCCATTGCAGCCAAAAAGCATATTGATACAAGCACAACTATTTTGGATGTACAAGGAGTG GGACTTAAGAATTTCAACAAATCAGCAAGGGACCTCCTTCAATGCATCCAAGGGATTGATGGTAACAATTATCCTGAG AGCTTGTGTCGTATGTATATCATCAATGCTGGTTCTGGATTCAGGCTTTTGTGGAACTCTGTCAAGTCATTCCTTGACCCAAAGACGACTGCAAAGATCAAC GTTCTTGGTAACAAGTACCAGAGCAAATTGCTTGAAATAATTGATGCCAG TGAACTTCCAGAATTCTTAGGTGGTACATGTACTTGTGCTGAAAAAGGAGGATGTATGGTTTCTGATAAAGGCCCGTGGAATGATCCAGAAATAATGAAG ATGGTTCACAGTGGCATGCATAAATGCTCAAAGAAAAGTGCCAGTCCAGCAGTTGATGAGAAAACAATTTCCGAGGATGGCAATGCCATTCCGAAG GAAGCAAAGAAGAGCAATTCCATTAAAATGAGAACTGCCTCTTCCAAAGTCCAAAGGGATCATGTATCTCATATGCAGCTCTCCACTGTCCATGAGGAA GTTGAAGTAAAGAAAAACCTCCCTAGTGCATATGATTCTGATAAGTGCATCCCTGTGGTGGACAAAGTAATTGATTCAACTATGCCTAAAGCTACAAAAGCCGACAACTATGCCATTGCAAAAG GTTCCCTAAAGGGCGTTGACATGGTTAAACCACAAGCTCAAGAATATCGGTTGAATGGACCTGCCATCTCGAATAATGAGTACTTTAGCATGATGAAACGGATGGGAGAGCTCGAGGAGAAGGTCATTACTCTTAGCAACAAGCCTAGTGCCTTACCACCTGAGAAAGAGGAAATGCTCAACAATGTCATGAGTCATGTTGATAAATTGGAACAAGAGCTTTGTGCAACCAAGATG GCACTTGAGAAAGCCCTTGCTCGTCAAGAGGAGCTCTTAGCCTacattgagaagaagaagaaaaagaagaacttcTTTGGTTTCTAA